The following is a genomic window from Deltaproteobacteria bacterium PRO3.
CGGGACTTGAAATTGAGTCGGTTGAAACCTCTGAACGAAATTGCTTGGAATATTTGCAGCTTGTATTCTTGTTTTTAGAATCCTGATTAGATTTTTTTATTACTCTTTGGTGTTTTTGGACCGCTGATCCTTTTCTGCAAAGCGTTTGGCCCCGCTCCCCGGAGCGGCGCGTCCCCTTTCTTCCTTTCGACCCGCCTCGATTTCATCGACGACAACCTTTTCTTCGAGCCACGGCGATGAACCCTGCCGCAAAAGAGAGCCTCCGCCGCGCCATGCTGGACCGGCGCGGCGCCCTGTCCGCCGAAATTCAGGCGGACGCCGCGCGGGCCGTGGAAGAGCGCCTCTTTTCCCAGCCCGAGTGGGTCGCCGCTCCCCGAGTAGGCCTGTACTGGGCCGTCCGCGGGGAGGTTCCGACGCAAGGGATCTTCCATAGGCTGAGACGGGCCGGGCGTTCCCTTTGCCTGCCGAGACTGGGCGCCGCGGGCCTCGAGTTCGCCGAAGTGGGGGACGAGTCGGCCCTGGTGCCCGGGGCCTGGGGCATCCTCGAGCCGGACCCGCGGCTGCCGGTCGTCCCGCTCGAGGGACTGGCGATTCTCCTGGTGCCCGGAGTTGCCTTCGACGTGAGGGGAGGCCGCTTGGGGTGGGGCCAGGGGTATTACGACCGGGCGCTGCAGGGCTTCCGCGGCCGGCGCTGGGCCCTGGCCTACGATTTTCAGGTT
Proteins encoded in this region:
- a CDS encoding 5-formyltetrahydrofolate cyclo-ligase gives rise to the protein MNPAAKESLRRAMLDRRGALSAEIQADAARAVEERLFSQPEWVAAPRVGLYWAVRGEVPTQGIFHRLRRAGRSLCLPRLGAAGLEFAEVGDESALVPGAWGILEPDPRLPVVPLEGLAILLVPGVAFDVRGGRLGWGQGYYDRALQGFRGRRWALAYDFQVVESVPTDERDEAVDRIVTERRVIDSKGRA